The Arachis ipaensis cultivar K30076 chromosome B07, Araip1.1, whole genome shotgun sequence genome includes a window with the following:
- the LOC107610029 gene encoding LOB domain-containing protein 13 — MGRKQSLNTVTPCAACKLLRRRCAEECPFSPYFSPHEPQKFAAVHKVFGASNVSKMLMEVGEGQRADAANSLVYEANLRLRDPVYGCMGAISGLQQQIQTLQAEVNAVRAEILKYKYREAAATATATLISMNHHHHHHLPSNNQAPIIINNNNNDNNAANSSSQQQGISQPPLPPPLRPVPPNPSLPSPSTVVLSSSLSSSSASSVYNNTPPKTTLSHGSITSESVPYFA; from the exons ATGGGGAGGAAGCAAAGCTTAAACACAGTGACACCATGTGCTGCTTGCAAGCTTCTTAGAAGAAGGTGTGCTGAGGAGTGTCCCTTCTCTCCTTATTTCTCACCACATGAGCCTCAAAAGTTTGCTGCTGTTCATAAAGTCTTTGGTGCAAGCAATGTCTCCAAGATGCTCATG GAAGTAGGAGAGGGACAAAGAGCAGATGCAGCAAACAGTTTGGTATATGAAGCAAACTTGAGATTAAGAGATCCAGTTTATGGATGCATGGGTGCAATTTCAGGTttgcagcaacaaattcaaacatTGCAAGCTGAAGTCAATGCTGTTAGGGCTGAGATTCTCAAATACAAATATAGAGAAGCTGCTGCCACTGCCACTGCCACTCTCATTTCCatgaatcatcatcatcatcaccatcttccatCTAATAATCAAGCACCaataataatcaataataataataatgataataatgctGCAAACTCTTCATCACAACAACAAGGTATTTCTCAACCTCCTCTTCCTCCACCTTTGCGCCCTGTGCCGCCAAATCCATCTTTACCTTCACCTTCTACTGTTGTGCTTTCGTCGTCTTTGTCTTCGTCTTCGGCTTCTTCTGTTTACAACAACACTCCACCTAAAACCACATTGAGTCATGGATCCATTACTAGTGAAAGTGTTCCTTACTTtgcttaa